In Pedobacter heparinus DSM 2366, the following are encoded in one genomic region:
- a CDS encoding glycosyl hydrolase produces MKLGRRNFIKISSIGALNLSLFSVDGLATIPDLSPLEKNFIHPPDASKSSCYWWWFNGLVDEAGITRDMEEFRAKGMGEVLLVNSAGGLGGVPYPQGAKFMSEEWKALYRHAMKEAKRVGIAVGINMSSGWCMGGPWIEPENSGRWYLQSELALSGPRKFSGTLPLPGNRVGYDKVFNPPGYKEYIDLPLEQLDYQDTAIVAIPDNGMPDMRISGTRAEVLAAKINHKDLSNFAKANEVMGPVRQAWENDPADQPVPVDQVINLTDKVGKDGHLDWEVPAGKWKIIRTGHRMTGSKLMIAQPEADGLSVDWFDRKGVEIQFEKLGKMFIEEAAKVGNKPKYFCDDSFEDGFPNWTAKIIEHFKHYRGYDPTPYLPALSGYLIGSAEIADRFLHDYRKTLADCMADEHYKRFAELCHGQGILVQNESAGPSRSGTICLDGLKNLGRSDFPMGEFWLGPKHEDESTLADDQSYGVSRLDYGQNKVTKMVASAAHIYGRETASAEAFTTMRHWLDYPGSLKQALDRAFCEGINRIAIHTSTASRPKDGKPGYEYGAGTHFNPNVTWWEKSGPFFDYVARSQYLLRSGKFVADVLYYNGDGAPNLVAQKHIDPLLGKGYDYDVCNEEVLLTRVSVKNGRITLPDGMNYRILVLPDTERMPLAVITKVSELVAAGATVVGHLPVKDSGLKNYPECDAKVQEIARELQGKVLAKAAIRNVLMNKGIKPDFEYTGNAGEHIDFIHRSTPEAEIYFITNRHGTSVSSTCTFRVKNRLPEIWDPVKGAVIKRVNFREAGDRVEIPLKFEAFQSWFIVFPKNSSSVKTTAANYPELTSGLELTGAWQVAFDENWGGPKAVEFASLLDWSQHADERIRYFSGKAVYTKTFSYDKPLSKDKPVYLDLGTVKNIAEVSLNGKNLGVVWTAPWHVDISPALKTGQNRLQIEVINLWPNRLIGDAALPKEKRITNTNIVFKKEDKLLSSGLLGPVIIKVTK; encoded by the coding sequence ATGAAATTAGGAAGAAGGAATTTTATAAAGATCAGTTCTATTGGCGCCTTAAATTTATCCCTGTTCAGTGTGGATGGGTTAGCAACGATACCCGACCTCTCTCCACTGGAAAAAAACTTTATCCATCCGCCAGATGCGTCAAAATCATCCTGTTACTGGTGGTGGTTTAACGGGTTGGTAGATGAAGCGGGCATTACCCGCGATATGGAAGAATTCAGGGCGAAGGGCATGGGTGAGGTACTGCTGGTAAATTCTGCTGGCGGGCTTGGTGGCGTGCCCTATCCGCAGGGTGCAAAGTTCATGTCGGAAGAATGGAAAGCCTTATACCGGCATGCCATGAAAGAAGCCAAAAGGGTCGGCATAGCCGTAGGGATCAATATGAGCTCGGGCTGGTGTATGGGCGGGCCCTGGATTGAACCTGAAAATTCCGGACGCTGGTACCTGCAGTCGGAACTGGCCCTGAGTGGTCCCAGGAAGTTTTCCGGCACCTTGCCTTTGCCAGGCAACAGGGTAGGCTACGATAAGGTATTTAACCCACCTGGCTATAAGGAATACATAGACCTGCCTCTGGAGCAGCTGGACTACCAGGATACCGCCATCGTTGCCATTCCTGATAACGGAATGCCTGATATGCGCATCAGCGGAACGCGTGCAGAAGTACTTGCAGCTAAAATCAATCATAAAGACCTGAGCAATTTTGCCAAGGCAAATGAAGTAATGGGCCCGGTAAGGCAGGCCTGGGAAAATGATCCGGCCGATCAGCCTGTCCCTGTCGACCAGGTGATCAACCTGACAGATAAAGTAGGTAAAGACGGGCATCTTGACTGGGAGGTGCCAGCCGGTAAATGGAAAATTATCCGTACCGGGCACCGCATGACAGGCTCGAAGTTAATGATTGCCCAGCCCGAAGCAGATGGTTTGTCGGTCGACTGGTTTGACCGTAAAGGCGTAGAGATCCAGTTCGAAAAGCTGGGCAAAATGTTTATTGAAGAAGCTGCAAAAGTTGGGAATAAACCCAAATATTTCTGTGACGATAGTTTTGAAGATGGCTTCCCCAACTGGACCGCAAAAATTATTGAACACTTTAAGCATTACCGGGGTTATGATCCTACACCCTACCTGCCTGCACTTTCAGGTTACCTGATCGGCAGTGCAGAAATAGCCGACCGCTTTTTGCACGATTACAGGAAAACCCTGGCAGATTGTATGGCTGATGAACATTATAAACGTTTTGCAGAACTCTGTCACGGGCAGGGTATATTGGTCCAGAATGAATCTGCAGGGCCAAGCCGCTCAGGTACCATCTGTCTGGACGGGCTCAAAAATCTTGGGCGCAGCGATTTCCCTATGGGTGAATTCTGGCTCGGCCCTAAGCACGAGGATGAAAGCACACTGGCAGACGACCAGTCTTATGGCGTTTCAAGGCTGGATTATGGTCAGAATAAAGTAACCAAAATGGTGGCTTCGGCAGCACATATTTATGGACGTGAGACCGCCTCAGCAGAGGCGTTTACCACCATGCGGCATTGGCTCGATTATCCGGGCTCGTTGAAGCAGGCCCTTGACCGGGCCTTTTGTGAAGGCATAAACCGCATTGCCATCCATACCTCAACCGCTTCCCGGCCCAAAGATGGTAAGCCCGGATATGAGTATGGCGCAGGTACACATTTTAACCCTAATGTAACCTGGTGGGAAAAATCAGGGCCCTTTTTTGATTATGTTGCACGTTCACAATACCTGCTGCGTTCGGGTAAATTTGTTGCCGATGTGCTGTATTATAATGGCGACGGGGCACCCAACCTGGTCGCACAAAAACACATCGACCCTTTGCTGGGTAAAGGTTATGATTATGATGTTTGCAATGAAGAAGTCCTTCTCACCCGTGTAAGCGTTAAAAACGGTAGGATTACCCTGCCAGATGGAATGAATTACCGCATTTTGGTATTGCCGGATACTGAAAGGATGCCTTTGGCAGTCATCACTAAGGTCAGCGAGCTGGTTGCAGCCGGCGCAACAGTTGTTGGCCATCTGCCGGTTAAAGACTCAGGGCTTAAAAACTATCCTGAATGTGATGCCAAAGTACAGGAGATTGCCAGGGAATTGCAGGGAAAGGTCTTAGCTAAAGCAGCTATCCGTAATGTTTTGATGAACAAAGGGATAAAGCCAGACTTTGAATATACAGGTAACGCTGGTGAACACATTGATTTTATCCACCGCAGTACGCCGGAAGCTGAAATCTATTTCATCACTAACAGACATGGCACTAGCGTCAGTTCTACCTGTACCTTCAGGGTAAAAAACCGGCTTCCCGAAATCTGGGATCCTGTTAAAGGCGCAGTGATAAAAAGGGTCAATTTCCGGGAAGCCGGTGATCGTGTAGAAATACCTTTAAAATTTGAGGCATTTCAATCCTGGTTCATCGTCTTTCCAAAAAACAGTTCCTCCGTTAAAACTACTGCTGCCAATTATCCGGAATTAACAAGCGGACTGGAACTGACAGGTGCCTGGCAGGTGGCCTTTGATGAAAACTGGGGCGGCCCTAAAGCTGTTGAATTTGCCAGTCTGCTGGATTGGAGCCAGCATGCTGACGAAAGGATCAGGTATTTTTCCGGTAAGGCCGTTTACACCAAAACATTCAGTTACGATAAGCCATTGTCGAAAGATAAACCCGTATACCTGGATCTGGGTACAGTGAAAAACATAGCCGAAGTAAGCCTGAATGGTAAAAACCTGGGCGTGGTGTGGACTGCACCCTGGCATGTCGACATTTCCCCGGCCTTAAAGACCGGTCAGAACAGGCTGCAGATAGAAGTGATCAACCTATGGCCCAACAGGCTGATTGGAGATGCCGCTTTACCGAAAGAGAAGCGCATCACCAATACAAACATTGTTTTTAAGAAAGAAGATAAATTATTGTCATCCGGATTATTGGGCCCTGTAATTATAAAAGTTACAAAATAA
- a CDS encoding FGGY-family carbohydrate kinase: MGLKMKATPVIAVFDVGKTNKKLFLFDEHYKIVFERSARFTETVDEDGDPCENLESLRLSVFDSLREVFRNPAFEVKSINFATYGASFVYIDENGNPLAPLYNYLKEYPENLKEQFYNTYGGMAAFSNRTASPVLGSLNSGMQLYRIKYEKPELFKQIRYALHLPQYLSYLISGEAYSDLTSIGCHTNLWDFTKNDYHDWVRKEGIIDKLAPIVPSDSVIPAAFPGNNYAVGAGFHDSSAALVPYLVNFHEPFVLLSTGTWCISLNPFNAIPLSTEELENDCLCYLQYEGKPVKASRLFAGYEHEQQVKRIAAHFGTDIIAYRSVTYDPKIVEALQQSDKATPFRAEETKGLKESPFAQRDLNDYPSDVVAYHRLILDLVNQQYISTRRVLDGTAVKRIFVDGGFSKNVIFMNLLAAVFPDLEVFAAYMAQATAVGAALAIHHSWNAKALPNDIIELKYYAGGKVLS; the protein is encoded by the coding sequence ATGGGATTAAAGATGAAGGCAACTCCTGTAATAGCTGTATTTGATGTAGGGAAGACCAATAAAAAACTGTTCCTCTTTGATGAACATTATAAAATTGTTTTCGAAAGATCGGCCAGGTTTACAGAAACAGTAGATGAAGATGGTGACCCCTGCGAGAACCTGGAAAGCTTAAGGTTATCTGTTTTTGACTCCTTACGGGAAGTATTCAGAAATCCGGCTTTTGAGGTAAAATCAATCAACTTTGCTACTTATGGGGCAAGCTTTGTCTATATCGATGAAAATGGAAACCCACTGGCCCCTTTGTACAATTACCTTAAGGAATACCCGGAAAATTTAAAAGAACAGTTTTACAATACTTATGGTGGTATGGCAGCGTTTTCCAATCGTACTGCCTCTCCGGTATTGGGCAGCTTAAATTCCGGAATGCAGTTGTACCGGATCAAATATGAAAAGCCTGAGCTGTTTAAGCAGATCAGGTATGCACTCCATTTGCCCCAGTACCTGAGCTACCTGATCTCGGGCGAGGCGTATTCTGACCTGACCAGTATTGGTTGCCATACCAATCTCTGGGATTTTACGAAAAACGATTATCACGACTGGGTACGTAAGGAAGGCATCATCGATAAACTTGCACCCATTGTGCCCTCAGACAGCGTGATCCCGGCAGCGTTCCCTGGTAACAATTACGCCGTTGGTGCCGGTTTTCACGACAGTTCTGCTGCCCTGGTCCCTTACCTGGTAAATTTCCATGAACCCTTTGTGCTCCTCTCTACCGGAACCTGGTGCATCAGCTTAAATCCTTTTAATGCTATTCCGCTCAGTACAGAAGAACTGGAGAACGACTGTCTCTGTTATTTACAATACGAAGGAAAACCTGTAAAAGCATCCCGGCTGTTTGCAGGGTATGAACATGAACAGCAGGTAAAAAGGATTGCTGCCCATTTTGGTACAGATATCATTGCCTACCGTTCTGTTACTTACGATCCTAAAATAGTTGAGGCCTTACAACAATCAGATAAGGCTACACCATTTAGGGCAGAAGAGACCAAAGGCTTAAAGGAATCACCTTTCGCCCAGCGCGACCTTAACGATTATCCCTCAGATGTTGTGGCCTATCACCGCCTGATCCTGGACCTGGTGAACCAGCAATATATTTCTACAAGGAGGGTACTGGATGGGACCGCAGTGAAACGCATATTTGTGGATGGGGGCTTTAGTAAAAACGTCATCTTTATGAACTTACTGGCCGCTGTTTTTCCTGATCTGGAAGTGTTTGCAGCCTATATGGCCCAGGCAACGGCAGTTGGTGCAGCACTGGCCATTCACCATTCATGGAATGCAAAAGCCTTACCTAACGACATCATTGAACTAAAATATTACGCCGGCGGGAAGGTTTTATCCTAA
- a CDS encoding TIM barrel protein: protein MILENYQIDSHNNELLAKHQRKLTFVKDELANAEEIIQKLIDFQIGIPSWALGTGGTRFGRFSSGGEPRNIEEKIEDIGLLHKLNAASGTISLHIPWDTADNVPAIKALVAQHGLGFDAMNSNTFQDQANQAHSYKFGSLQHVNKAVRKQAIEHNIEVIRQGVELGSKALTVWLADGSCFPGQLNFRKAFQNTLESLQEIYAALPADWKVFVEYKAFEPNFYSTTVGDWGQSLLYASKLGPKAFTLVDLGHHLPNANIEQIVSLLLMEGKLGGFHFNDSKYGDDDLTAGSMKPYQLFLIFNELVEGMDARGMDHRKDLGWMIDASHNVKDPLEDLLQSVEAIMLAYAQALSVDRKALQQAQEENDVVRAQEILQQAFRTDLRPLVAEARLRAGAALAPLELFRNSKVRQELIKSRGLKTVATGL from the coding sequence ATGATATTAGAGAACTATCAGATAGATTCACATAACAATGAGCTGTTGGCTAAACATCAGCGTAAACTTACCTTTGTTAAAGATGAGCTTGCCAATGCAGAGGAGATCATACAGAAACTGATTGACTTCCAGATCGGGATTCCCAGCTGGGCATTGGGCACAGGGGGTACACGTTTCGGACGTTTCTCCTCGGGTGGTGAGCCCCGCAACATCGAAGAAAAGATTGAAGACATCGGCCTGCTGCATAAATTAAATGCAGCAAGCGGAACCATATCCCTGCACATTCCATGGGATACGGCTGATAATGTACCGGCTATAAAAGCTTTGGTAGCACAGCATGGCCTGGGCTTTGATGCCATGAACTCGAATACCTTTCAGGACCAGGCCAACCAGGCGCACAGCTATAAATTCGGTTCCTTACAGCATGTAAACAAGGCGGTAAGAAAACAGGCCATTGAACACAACATTGAAGTGATCCGTCAGGGTGTGGAGCTGGGCTCTAAGGCACTTACGGTATGGCTGGCAGATGGCTCCTGTTTCCCCGGACAGCTGAACTTCAGGAAAGCCTTCCAGAACACATTGGAAAGCCTGCAGGAAATTTATGCAGCTTTGCCGGCCGACTGGAAAGTATTTGTAGAATATAAGGCTTTTGAGCCCAACTTCTATTCTACTACCGTGGGCGATTGGGGGCAGTCCTTATTGTACGCCAGTAAACTAGGCCCTAAAGCCTTTACACTGGTCGACCTTGGTCACCACCTGCCAAACGCCAACATAGAGCAGATCGTTTCTTTATTGCTGATGGAAGGAAAGCTGGGTGGGTTCCATTTCAACGATTCCAAATACGGCGATGACGACTTAACGGCAGGTAGCATGAAGCCTTACCAGCTGTTCCTGATCTTTAATGAACTGGTGGAAGGAATGGATGCACGTGGTATGGACCACAGGAAAGACCTGGGCTGGATGATCGATGCCTCACATAATGTTAAAGACCCCTTAGAAGATCTTTTACAATCGGTTGAAGCCATTATGCTGGCCTATGCGCAGGCACTGTCAGTAGACCGTAAAGCATTGCAGCAGGCCCAGGAAGAAAATGATGTGGTACGTGCCCAGGAAATATTACAACAGGCATTCCGTACCGATCTGCGACCTTTGGTAGCAGAAGCACGTTTGCGTGCAGGTGCAGCCCTGGCTCCGCTTGAGCTGTTTAGAAATAGCAAGGTAAGACAAGAACTGATAAAAAGCCGTGGTTTAAAAACTGTAGCAACTGGATTATAA
- the rhaT gene encoding L-rhamnose/proton symporter RhaT, which produces MQILLGVIFHFIGGFASGSFYIPFKKVKGWAWETYWIVGGLFSWLIVPPLAAYLTIPGFMDIIVQTDGKILLLTYFFGLLWGIGGLTYGLGVRYLGISLGSTIILGLCSVFGALIPSLYYDFNPTAGKDSLSDMAASQWGQMVLLGLLVCVVGIVVCGLAGSMKEKDLVASGKADPSNKEYKLGIGLIVSIVSGILSACFAFGIDAGKDMAHHANEAWKALNPGQGEFLFQNNVTYVVILWGGLTTNLFWCMLLNSRNKTFGDYSDKKAPLLKNYIFSALAGTTWFLQFFFYGMGESKLGNGASGWILHMACIILVANGWGLFFKEWSGVKKKTFGTVVAGIVILILSILIVGYGNSIK; this is translated from the coding sequence ATGCAGATTCTATTAGGAGTTATTTTTCATTTTATCGGCGGCTTTGCTTCCGGCAGTTTCTATATCCCTTTCAAAAAAGTTAAAGGCTGGGCCTGGGAAACTTACTGGATTGTTGGTGGTCTGTTCTCCTGGTTAATCGTACCTCCACTTGCAGCTTACCTCACCATCCCCGGTTTTATGGACATCATTGTTCAAACCGATGGCAAGATCTTATTGCTTACTTACTTCTTTGGTCTGTTATGGGGCATTGGGGGCCTTACATATGGTTTGGGTGTCCGTTATCTGGGCATATCGCTGGGCAGTACCATTATACTTGGCCTGTGTTCGGTGTTTGGCGCCTTGATCCCTTCCTTGTATTATGATTTTAACCCTACAGCTGGTAAGGACAGCTTATCAGATATGGCTGCTTCCCAATGGGGGCAAATGGTATTGCTTGGTCTTTTGGTTTGCGTAGTGGGTATTGTGGTATGCGGGCTGGCGGGCAGCATGAAAGAGAAGGACCTGGTTGCTTCGGGCAAGGCCGATCCTTCAAATAAAGAATATAAACTGGGTATCGGTTTAATCGTATCCATTGTATCGGGTATTTTAAGTGCCTGTTTTGCCTTTGGTATTGATGCCGGTAAAGACATGGCCCATCATGCCAATGAGGCCTGGAAAGCACTGAATCCCGGACAGGGTGAATTCCTGTTCCAGAACAATGTAACCTATGTGGTAATCTTATGGGGTGGTTTAACCACCAACCTGTTCTGGTGTATGCTGCTCAATTCCCGCAATAAAACCTTTGGCGATTATTCGGATAAAAAAGCCCCACTGCTTAAAAATTATATTTTCTCGGCACTGGCCGGAACCACCTGGTTTTTGCAGTTCTTTTTTTATGGCATGGGCGAAAGCAAGCTGGGTAACGGTGCCAGTGGCTGGATCCTGCACATGGCCTGTATCATTTTGGTGGCCAATGGCTGGGGCCTGTTCTTTAAAGAATGGTCGGGAGTAAAGAAAAAGACTTTTGGAACCGTAGTTGCGGGCATTGTAATCCTGATCTTATCCATACTCATTGTGGGTTATGGCAATTCAATTAAATAG
- a CDS encoding bifunctional rhamnulose-1-phosphate aldolase/short-chain dehydrogenase: protein MSTRTTDFKHVSYLWDDAKAAEMAGDEVALLIYRSNLLGADLRLTNYGGGNTSCKAMAKDPLTGEEKEVMWVKGSGGDLGTLKKSGLAALYVDRLRNLKNVYRGLAYEDEMVELFNHCIYDLDSKAPSIDTPLHGFLPFKHIDHLHPDAAIAIAAAKDGERITKELFNGTIGWVPWQKPGFELGLMLRKCLDENPGIRGIMLGSHGLFTWGDTAYESYMNTLEVIERCAAYLDENYGKKGPVFGGQKIESAEKTQRAKQAAAIAPVLRGFCSSERNMIGHFTDDARVLEFINSNDLDRLAPLGTSCPDHFLRTKISPLVLKLDASEDLSDVSSLKERLAPEFEAYRKMYTEYYNSCKHANSPAIRDANPVIILYPGIGMFSFSKDKQTARVAAEFYTNAINVMKGAEAISEYTSLPRQEAFNIEYWLLEEAKLQRMPKPKALSGKIALITGSAGGIGRAIAKKFVEEGAVVVLNDMNAERLEGAAEEFKNKYGKDSYATALLNVTSAEDINAAFDAAALAFGGVDIIVNNAGLSISKTIADHTEKDWDLLYDVLVKGQFFITQAAAAVMKKQDIGGDILNIVSKNALVSGPNNAGYGSAKAAQLHLSRLNAAELGADGIRVNVVNPDAVISDSNIWAGGWAEGRAKAYGITVAELPAYYAKRTLLNEIILPDDIANACFAFVGGLLNKSTGNVLNVDGGVANAFVR from the coding sequence ATGAGTACTCGAACAACCGATTTTAAACATGTAAGCTATTTGTGGGATGATGCAAAGGCTGCTGAAATGGCCGGGGATGAAGTAGCATTGTTGATCTACCGTTCAAATTTACTGGGTGCAGATTTGCGCTTAACCAATTACGGTGGAGGTAACACCTCCTGCAAGGCCATGGCCAAAGACCCGCTTACCGGAGAAGAAAAAGAGGTAATGTGGGTAAAAGGGTCTGGCGGCGATTTGGGTACCTTAAAGAAAAGCGGCCTGGCCGCTTTATATGTTGACCGCCTGCGCAACCTTAAAAATGTTTACCGGGGTTTGGCATACGAAGATGAAATGGTGGAATTGTTTAACCATTGCATTTACGATCTGGACAGTAAAGCGCCTTCTATTGACACCCCTTTACATGGCTTTTTGCCTTTTAAACATATTGATCACCTGCATCCCGATGCAGCCATCGCTATTGCAGCTGCAAAAGATGGCGAACGCATTACCAAAGAATTGTTTAACGGAACAATTGGCTGGGTGCCATGGCAAAAACCTGGTTTTGAGCTGGGGCTGATGCTTCGTAAATGCCTGGACGAAAACCCTGGCATCAGGGGCATTATGTTAGGTTCACATGGTTTATTTACCTGGGGCGATACAGCTTACGAAAGCTATATGAATACCCTTGAAGTAATTGAAAGGTGTGCTGCATACCTGGATGAAAATTATGGTAAAAAAGGTCCGGTATTTGGCGGACAGAAAATTGAAAGTGCCGAAAAAACACAACGTGCAAAACAGGCCGCAGCTATTGCCCCTGTTTTAAGGGGGTTCTGCTCGAGCGAAAGAAACATGATCGGGCACTTTACCGATGATGCCAGGGTACTGGAATTTATCAATTCAAATGACCTGGACCGTCTGGCCCCTTTGGGTACCAGCTGTCCTGACCATTTCCTGAGGACTAAGATCAGCCCTCTGGTATTGAAACTGGATGCCAGTGAAGACCTGAGTGATGTGTCCTCTCTGAAAGAAAGGCTGGCCCCTGAATTTGAGGCTTACCGTAAAATGTATACCGAATATTACAATTCGTGCAAACATGCCAATAGCCCGGCCATACGTGATGCCAACCCGGTCATCATTTTATATCCGGGCATCGGGATGTTCTCGTTTTCAAAAGATAAACAAACGGCAAGGGTGGCTGCAGAATTCTACACCAACGCCATCAATGTAATGAAAGGCGCCGAAGCCATTTCTGAATACACTTCTTTACCGAGACAGGAAGCGTTTAACATTGAATATTGGCTGCTGGAGGAAGCAAAGCTGCAGCGCATGCCTAAGCCGAAAGCCTTGTCGGGAAAAATAGCCCTGATTACCGGAAGCGCAGGCGGGATTGGTAGAGCAATTGCTAAAAAGTTTGTAGAAGAAGGTGCTGTAGTGGTACTGAACGATATGAACGCAGAACGCCTGGAAGGTGCTGCTGAAGAGTTCAAAAACAAATATGGTAAAGACAGTTATGCCACTGCCTTGCTGAATGTAACCAGTGCTGAAGACATTAACGCTGCATTTGATGCTGCTGCGCTTGCTTTTGGCGGGGTAGATATTATTGTGAACAATGCAGGCCTTTCTATTTCGAAAACCATAGCAGACCATACCGAGAAGGATTGGGACCTGTTGTATGACGTATTGGTAAAAGGCCAGTTTTTCATTACCCAGGCTGCTGCAGCGGTAATGAAAAAACAGGATATCGGTGGTGATATCCTGAACATTGTAAGCAAAAACGCATTGGTAAGCGGGCCAAACAATGCGGGTTATGGCAGTGCCAAAGCAGCTCAGCTGCACTTAAGCAGGTTAAACGCTGCCGAACTTGGTGCAGATGGCATTCGTGTAAACGTGGTTAACCCTGATGCAGTGATCAGCGACAGCAATATCTGGGCTGGTGGCTGGGCCGAAGGCCGGGCAAAAGCTTACGGAATTACCGTGGCAGAGTTGCCAGCTTACTATGCAAAACGTACCTTGCTGAATGAAATAATTTTACCGGACGATATAGCCAATGCCTGCTTCGCTTTTGTAGGCGGCCTGCTCAATAAATCAACCGGAAATGTATTAAATGTGGATGGTGGTGTAGCCAACGCCTTTGTCCGTTAA